One Candidatus Methylomirabilis sp. genomic window carries:
- a CDS encoding MBL fold metallo-hydrolase, which yields MEYGGILIEWTGHDGFRLAGTRTVYIDPYRLDPKKQWPAGDYCFVTHDHHDHCSPEDLLRVVAPDRTVLLASRGAHEKVKGQVPAKQTRVLAPGESLSLEGLTVRAIPAYNLTKFRAPGVPFHPKDAGGVGLVITLDGVTVFHAGDTDLTDEIRGLHGVDVALLPVSGTYVMTAEEAAEACRVLKPKVAIPMHYGAIVGSAEDARRFKALLPDHCVEILAAT from the coding sequence ATGGAGTACGGGGGAATCCTGATCGAGTGGACGGGGCACGACGGGTTCCGCCTGGCCGGGACCCGGACGGTCTACATTGACCCCTACCGCCTCGACCCGAAGAAGCAGTGGCCCGCCGGGGACTACTGCTTCGTCACCCATGACCACCACGACCATTGCAGCCCGGAGGATCTCCTGCGGGTGGTAGCACCGGATCGCACGGTGCTCCTCGCGAGCCGGGGCGCCCACGAGAAGGTGAAGGGGCAGGTCCCGGCGAAGCAGACCCGCGTCCTCGCGCCCGGGGAGAGCCTCAGCCTTGAGGGGCTCACGGTCCGTGCGATCCCGGCATACAACCTCACGAAGTTTCGGGCGCCGGGGGTCCCCTTCCATCCGAAGGACGCGGGGGGCGTGGGCCTCGTCATCACCCTGGACGGGGTGACGGTCTTCCACGCAGGGGACACCGACCTGACGGACGAGATCCGGGGCCTGCACGGGGTGGACGTGGCGCTCCTGCCGGTCAGCGGGACCTACGTCATGACGGCGGAGGAGGCGGCAGAGGCCTGCCGGGTTCTCAAGCCCAAGGTCGCCATCCCCATGCACTACGGGGCGATCGTGGGGAGCGCGGAGGATGCCCGCCGCTTTAAGGCGCTCTTGCCGGATCACTGTGTGGAGATCCTCGCGGCCACCTAG